The proteins below are encoded in one region of Chryseobacterium wanjuense:
- the hemE gene encoding uroporphyrinogen decarboxylase, with the protein MIKNDLYLKALRGETVERPPVWMMRQAGRYLPEFIALRDKYDFFTRCQTPELASEITVQPIRRYPLDAAILFSDILVVPQAMGIDFKMKESVGPWLDNPIRTMEDVQNVVVPDVNDTLGYVFDAIELTLQKLDNEIPLIGFAGSPWTILCYCVEGKGSKAFDIAKSFCFQQPEAAHLLLQKITDTTIAYLKRKVEKGVAAVQVFDSWGGMLSPADYQEFSWKYINQIVEALSPLTHVVVFGKGCWFALEEMTMSKASALGVDWTITPEFARTLTNHTMTLQGNFDPARLHSTPETIKKMVHEMISRFGKDRYIANLGHGILPNIPLENAEAFIRAVVDWKPNN; encoded by the coding sequence ATGATTAAGAACGACCTATATTTAAAAGCTCTTCGCGGAGAAACCGTAGAAAGACCACCTGTCTGGATGATGAGACAAGCCGGAAGATACCTCCCGGAATTCATTGCTCTTCGTGACAAATATGATTTTTTCACAAGATGTCAGACTCCTGAACTCGCATCCGAAATCACGGTGCAGCCCATCAGAAGATATCCTCTGGATGCAGCCATCCTGTTTTCAGATATTCTGGTAGTTCCTCAGGCAATGGGGATTGATTTTAAAATGAAAGAATCAGTGGGGCCATGGTTGGATAACCCGATCAGAACGATGGAGGATGTTCAGAACGTTGTGGTTCCTGATGTGAACGATACATTAGGATACGTTTTCGATGCCATTGAACTGACTTTGCAAAAACTGGACAATGAAATTCCATTGATTGGTTTTGCAGGTTCTCCCTGGACTATTCTGTGCTACTGCGTAGAAGGAAAAGGAAGCAAAGCTTTTGATATAGCGAAATCTTTCTGTTTCCAGCAACCGGAAGCAGCTCATTTATTACTTCAGAAAATTACTGATACCACGATCGCTTATCTGAAAAGAAAAGTTGAAAAAGGAGTGGCAGCCGTTCAGGTTTTCGATTCCTGGGGCGGAATGCTTTCTCCGGCAGATTATCAGGAATTTTCATGGAAATATATTAATCAGATTGTAGAAGCATTAAGTCCGCTTACCCATGTTGTGGTTTTCGGGAAAGGATGTTGGTTTGCATTGGAGGAAATGACGATGTCTAAAGCTTCGGCTTTGGGTGTTGACTGGACCATCACTCCGGAATTTGCAAGAACACTGACGAATCATACCATGACGCTTCAGGGAAATTTTGATCCTGCGAGATTACATTCTACTCCTGAAACGATTAAGAAAATGGTTCATGAAATGATCAGCCGTTTCGGAAAAGACAGATATATTGCAAATCTCGGACACGGAATTCTGCCGAATATTCCTTTGGAAAATGCTGAAGCGTTTATCCGAGCGGTGGTGGATTGGAAGCCGAATAATTAA